The Candidatus Cloacimonadota bacterium sequence TTGGTTTTGAAATATAATCGTTCATTCCGGCTTCGAGGCATCTTTCCTTATCGCCTTTCATTGCATTGGCGGTCATTGCCACTATCGGAATGGTTTGGTTAAAT is a genomic window containing:
- a CDS encoding response regulator, whose product is MPIVAMTANAMKGDKERCLEAGMNDYISKPIDAEAVRKMLLKWLTKK